In Streptomyces rapamycinicus NRRL 5491, the genomic stretch GGTCTGCGTGGTACGGACGTTCTCCAAGTCGTACGGGCTGCTCAGCCTGCGGGTCGGCTATCTCGTGGCGCATGAGCCCGTGCTCGCCCCGCTCCGCACGATCCTGCCCTTCTACCGGGTGAGCGCCGTGGCGCAGGAGGCCGCCCTGGCCGCGCTCGGCGCCCATGAGCGGGTGCTCCGGCAGTGCGCCGAGACTGCCGGGGAGCGCGACCGGCTCCACCGGATCCTGCTCGACCAGGGCTGGGAGGCGCCCGCGAGCCAGGGCAACTTCCTGTGGCTGCCCATGACATCCGGTGTGGAGCGCTTCACCCAGTTCTGCGCGGACCACGGCGTGGTGGTGTGCGGCAAACCGGGCGAGGGGATACGGGTGACCGTCGCCGAGCCCGAGGCCAACCAGGCGTTCGCGGAGCTCGCCGGGAAGTACCGGGAGGCGTCCCGGTGACCCCGCCCGACGTCGCGGTCACCGAGCTGGCCGACCCGCTGGCCGAGGCCGCCCCGACCATGGAGCTCCTGCTGCGCGAACTCGACCGGCGCTGGCCGCGGGAAGCCGAACGCCTCCACCAGATCTCCCGGTACGCCCTGCTCCCGGCCGGGAAGCTGCTGCGCCCGCTGCTGCTCATGGAGTCGGCCGAGGCGGTGGGCGGCGGCGGACCCGCCGTCGTCCCGGCCGCGCTGAGCGTGGAGTACCTCCATGTGGGCTCCCTCGTCCACGACGACGTCATCGACGGGGACACCATGCGGCGGGGCCGTCCCTCCGTCGCGGCGCGCTACGGCACCACCGACGCCATCGTCACCGGGGACGCCCTGATGCTGGGCATGTTCGGCGTGCTCACCGACGGCGCCGAAGACGCCGGACCGCTCGGCGAGGGCGCCGGACCGCTCGGCGAGGGCGCCGGACCGTTCACCGAGGCCGCCGGACCGTTCACCGGGGACGCAGGCGGGCTGCCGCCGGGCCGTGTCCTCGGCGCGGTGCGGGTCTTCGCCCGGGCGGGCGTCGACCTGTGCCGCGGCCAGGCGATGGAGAGCGAGCTCAGGGGCGACCTCGGCTGCGGCCTCGACCGGTACCTCACCATGAGCTCCCTGAAGACCGGGGCGCTGTTCCGGGCCGCCTGCCGGGGCGGGGCGATCCTGGGCGGCGGATCCCCCGCCCAGCAGCACGCGCTCACCTCCTACGCCGAACATCTGGGGCTGGCCTTCCAGATGCACGACGACCTGCTGCCGTACACCAGCGACAGCCGCACCACCGGCAAGTCCGCGCTCAGCGACATCGCGGCCGCCCGGCCCACCTTCCCCGTCCTGCTCTGCCACGCCATGGCCGACGCCCCGGCCCGCGCCCGGCTGGAGGCGGCGCTCGGCGGCGTCCTGCCCGCCGCCGACGCACTGCGGACGGTGCACGAGCTGCTGGAGACGACCGGCGCGCTCACCGCCGCGCGGGACCGGGCCACGGCCCAGGCCGACCGCGCCAAGTCCTGTCTGGAGCCGCTGCCCCGCTCCCGGGCCACCGCCGTACTCGCGGCGGTGGCCGATCTGTCGGTCAGCCGGGACCGGTGACGCCGTGGCGGCCCCGCGCACCGCACTCCTGGCCCATCTGCAGACCTGGCGCCCGTACACCCTCTGGTACCCCGGGCTGGTCGGGCTCGCCGGAGCCACCCTCGCCGGAGCGCACCCCACCACCGGGCAGCTGACGGTGGCCTGGGCCGCGCCGACCCTCGGCTGGGTCGCCGGCCACTATCTCGGCGACTACTACGACCGTGACCTCGACGCGCTCAGCAAGCCCCAACGGCCCATACCCTCCGGGCGGTTGAGCCCACGCACGGCGGTGGTCACGGGCATCGGCTGCATCGTGGCCGTCGCCGCGCTGGCCCTGTGGGCCAACTGGCGCGCCGTGGCCGTGGCCGCCGCCGCCATGGCGGGCATCGTCGCCTACAGCCGCGTCCTCAAGGGGCGGGGCCTGCCGGGCAATCTCATCCGCGGCGTGCTGACCGCGCTCACCGTGCTCTTCGGCGCGATGGCCGTACAGCCGTGGCCACCGTGGCGGGCGCTGCCCTTCGCCCTGGTGTTCCTGGCCCATGACACCGCGTCCAACCTCGTCGGCACCCTCCGCGACGTCGACGGCGACCGCGAGGGCGGCTACGCCACCGTGCCGGTGCGCCGGGGTCTCCGCAGCGCCACCCACACCGCCGCCGCGCTGTATCTGGCCGCCGTGGCCGTGGCCTTCGCCGCCACCGGGCTGGTGCCCAGGGACACCGCCGGGTATCTCGTACTGCTGTCGGCGGCGGCGCTGTGCGGCGCGGGCGCCTTCGGGCTGCTGCTGAGGGCCTGTGTCATATCCCCGGCCGGGCGTGCGACGCCTGGCACGTTCCCCCAGCTACCGCTGGGAGGTGCCCCCCTGACGCCGCACGCTGATCCGACCGGGGATATGACACAGGCTCTGAGGCCACCGGGGCACCTCGCCCCCGCGCTGGCACTGCGCGCCCACGCCGTCCTCGTCGCCGAACGCCTGGTGCTGGCCGCGGCGGTGGTGGCCGCGGGCGCCGGAGCGGCACCCGCCCTGGCGCTGCTGACGCCGCTCCTCGCGGTCAGCGTCATCACCCAGAGCCGGATGCGGTCCCGCCATGAATTCCCCGCGCCGCCCCTGGCCGACGGCGGGCCCACCCTCCCCGATCCCCGCCCCTGAGACGGCGCGCCACCAGCAGAAGGGTTCGATCGCATGCCCGCTTCCGCCTTGACCGAGAGCGTCGGCACCGCCGTCACCACGGGTGCCGAGGCGCTCCTCGCCCACCGGCGCGACGACGGCGCCTTCGTCTTCGGCGCGCACCACGCCTCCCCGTTGAACACCGCCGGGGCCCTCACCGCACTGCACTTCGCCGACCCTGAGGGCTCGGCGGAGACCATCGAGCGCGGTGTCACCTGGCTGTGCGAGACCCAGCGGGACGACGGCGGCTGGGCCATGCGCTCGGTGCCCACCGAACCCCTCACCACCGCGCTCGCCGCCGCGGCGCTCCACCTGCTCGCGCCCCGCCGGGCGGCGTCGGCCGTACGCGCCGCACGGGCCCGGTTCGAGGAGCTCGGCGGCTCGGCGGCCGTCCCGGAACCCGCGATGACCGCCCTCATCCGCCAGTTCCACACCTTCGCCGGACTGCCCCACGAGGGCGCCCAGCGCCGACTCCCCCTGGAGCTGCTGCTCTTCCCCGGCCTCAGCCGCCGCCTGCTCAGCCTGCGGCTGCCGATCTACGCCAGCCAGGCGCTCGCCCAGTCCGCCCACCGCCGCCGCGGCCCCGCGGGCCGCGCCCTGGACCGGCTGGCCCGGCCGAGGGCCCTGGCCATCGTCCGCGACGCGTACGAACGCGAGGGCGCCACCGGCGGGTTCAGCACCGACCCCTGGCTCACCGGACTCATCTGCCTGGGCCTCGCCCGTTCCGGCCAGGCGCCCGACCTGGTGAGTGCCGCCGCCCGCTGGCTCCGCTCGGCGGCGGGCCCCGACGGCTCCTGGGATCTGATGCCCCTCGACGTGACCTGGACGAACTTCGCCACCGCCGCGCTGATCGAGGCCGGTCACGCCGACGACCCCCAGCTGATCGGCACCCGCGAGATGCTTCACCGCCACCAGCAGCCCGAGCCGTTCGACGCGCTCGGCTGCCCGGCCGGCTACTGGGGGTTCTCCAGCCCGCGCAGCTGGCCGATGGCCCTGGAGACGGCCGAGGCCGGCGCCATCCTGCTGCGGCTGCCCGGCGGCGCGGACGACCGCCATGTGCGCGCCGGGCTGGCCTGGCTGACCGCCACCCAGGATGCGGCCGGGTCCTGGAGCCTCGCCGTACGGAACAGCAAACCCGGCGGCTTCGGCCCCTGCCCCCAGATGACCGCCAAGGTCGTGGGGGCCCTGCTCGACTCGGGGGCCCGGGCCGACGATCCGCGCGTGGTCAGGGCGGTGCGCTGGCTGGTCGGCCGGCAGCGCCCCGACGGCTCGTACGAGGCGATGTGGTACCGCGGCGGCACCCCCGGCACCGCCGCGGCGCTGGAGGCGCTCAGCCGGGCGGGCCGTACCGAGGAACACCACCGGGCGGCGGCCCGGGCCAGGGACTGGCTGCTGCGCACCCGGCACCCCGACGGCTCGTGGAGCACGGGGGAGCGCACCGGGCCGGGCACCACCCGGCGGGGCACCGTCGAGGAGACCGCCTGGGCGCTGCGCGGGCTGCTCGCCGCCGGGCTGAGCCCCACCGACCCGGCCCTCGCGGCGGCGGCGCGCTGGCTCGTCGACGCCCAGCGGGCGGACGGCTGCTGGACCCCGGCCCCGGTCAACGAGTACATCCGCGGCTGTGCCCGCTACGCCGACGACGGCATCGCGGCGGGCCTGGCGGTGCGGGCCCTCGCCCAGTACCGCTCGGCGGAGGCCGCGGAGGTCGTGGAAGCCACGCGCGGATCCGGCACGCGCGGCACCGGCCCCCGCGGATCCGGCCCCCGCGGATCCGGCACAGACGAAGGAGGCAGGCGATGAGCCCCGATGTGCTGGTGTGCGGGGCGGGCGTCGGCGGTCTCGCGGCGGCCCGCGCGCTCGGCGGCCTCGGACTGGACGTCCTGGTGGTCGACAAGCAGCCGAGGATCCGCCCGATCGCCAAGGGCGAGGTGCTCCAGCCGGGCGCGCTGCGCCTGCTGCGCTCCTGGGGCGTGGAGAAGCGGCTCGACGCCCAGGGCGCGGTCCGGCTCGGACGGCTGGTCGTCCGCGATCCGCGCGGCACCGCGCTGATGTCCCTCGACTACGGCCAACTGCCCGCCCCCGACCAGTGGTTGCTGGCCCATGACCACACGGCCATCCTCGCCGCCCTGGCCGACAGCCTCGGGCCGGGTGTCGAACTGCGCCGGGGAGTGCGCGCGGAGGCGCCGCTGCGCGACGACTCCGGCCGGATCACCGGACTGCGGCTGGCCGAGGGCGGCAGGGTCCACGAGGAGCGGGCCCCGCTCGTGGTCGCCGCCGACGGCATCTCCTCACGGCTGCGGGCCTGGGCGGGCATCGAGGCCAAACGGATCGACTACCCGCACCGGCTGGTCTCCTTCGACATCGCCGACGCCGAAGCCGCCGCGCGGGCCGACGACTTCTCCGCGTACGTCACCGACCGAGGGCTGCGCCTGCTCTATCCGCTGCCGGGCGGTCGGCTGCGGCTCTACCTCCAGGCCGGGCCCGATGAGCTGCGCGGCGTCACGGCGCGCGGGGAGCCGGCCGACTGGACCACCCGGGCGCTGTCCCAGGTGCCCGCCCTGGAGCCGCTGACCGAGTCCCTGCTCGCCCATATCGACAGCCGCCAGACACTGCCCGTCGGACGGCTGCTGTCGCCCCGGCTGGCCGGCCACGGCCTGGCGCTGGTAGGCGAGGCCGCGTACGCCGTCCATCCGATGGCCGCGCAGGGCATGAACACCGCCATCACCAGCGCCGGTGCCCTCGCCGAGCGGCTGTCGGGCCATCTGGAGCGCACCGGCGAGATGTCGGCCGAGACGGTGGACGGCGCACTGCGCGACTACCACGACCGGCAGTTGCCCCTGCTCGCCCAGGCGGCCACGACCAGCGGCAACGCGGCGCGGATGGTCACGGATCTGTCATGGGGCGGCCGGGTCCTGGGCCGCCGGGCCGTCCGTCACACCGGCGCCAACCCCCGACTGCTGCACACCGTCACCCACAACATGTCGGGCCTCGGCCCGCGCCCGCTGACCCTGCTGGACCGGCTTCAGCAGCTCGGTCTCCTCCCCGATCCGCGCGCCCACCGAGTGCCGGCCGCCCCGGCCGGCCGACCGCAACCCATGTGAGGACGGTTTCCCATGCCCACTCCCGAACCGGTCGTGACCCCCGTCTCCGGAGCGCTCGGCGCGGAGATCCGTGGTGTCGATCTGACCGAGCTCACCGACGAACTCTTCGAGCGCGTCCATGAGTGGCTGCTCAAGCACCTCGTGGTCTTCTTCCCGGACCAGGAACACCTCACCCCGGAGGCGCATATCGCGCTGGGACGGCGGCTGGGAGAGCTGGAGGTCCATCCGTTCCTGCCGAAGGTCGACGGCCATCCCGAAATCGTGGTGCTCGACGCGGACCAGGGCGCCAAGGCCGACGAGTGGCATATCGACGTGACCTTCCAGCCCAATCCGCCGGTCGCCTCGATCCTGCATCTCCAGGTGTGCCCCGCCTCCGGCGGCGACACCATGTGGAGCAACCAGTACCTGGTCTACGAGACGCTCTCCGAGCCGATGCGCGAACTCCTCGACGGGCTCACCGCCGTCCACGTCCTCAACACCCCGCAGACCGGGGAGCACTCCGCCGAACACCCGGTGGTGCGGATCCACCCCGAGACCGGCCGGCGCTCGCTGTACGTGACGCGCATGTGGACCTCGCACATCCCGCAGCTCAGCCGCCCGGAGAGCGACGCGCTGCTGCAGTACCTCTTCGAGCACTCCGAGTCGCCCCGGTTCAACTGCCGCTACCGCTGGCAGCCCGGCGCCGTCGCGATGTGGGACAACCGCGCCACCCAGCACCTGGCGGTCAACGATTACACCGGGCCCCGCAGGGGGCAGCGGGTGACCGTCCTCGGCGACCAGCCCACCGGCGACACCCCGCGCTGGAAGGAGTACCGGCCCGCGCCCGACGAGCGCTACTACCCGCGTCACGTCACGGCCCGGCACGGCTACCGGTGACGGCCCGCCAGGCCCGCCAGGCCCGCCAGGCCCGCCAGGCCCGCCAGGCCCGCCAGGTCCGTCGGTCCCGTCAGGCCGGTCAGCGGCCCGGGCGTCGCCGTCGTACGGTGGCGGCGACACCCGCGCCGAGCACCAGCACGGACGCGCCACCGGCGAGCAGCACCGGAGTGGTGTTGCCGTCGCCCTCGTCGGCGGCGGA encodes the following:
- a CDS encoding polyprenyl synthetase family protein produces the protein MTPPDVAVTELADPLAEAAPTMELLLRELDRRWPREAERLHQISRYALLPAGKLLRPLLLMESAEAVGGGGPAVVPAALSVEYLHVGSLVHDDVIDGDTMRRGRPSVAARYGTTDAIVTGDALMLGMFGVLTDGAEDAGPLGEGAGPLGEGAGPFTEAAGPFTGDAGGLPPGRVLGAVRVFARAGVDLCRGQAMESELRGDLGCGLDRYLTMSSLKTGALFRAACRGGAILGGGSPAQQHALTSYAEHLGLAFQMHDDLLPYTSDSRTTGKSALSDIAAARPTFPVLLCHAMADAPARARLEAALGGVLPAADALRTVHELLETTGALTAARDRATAQADRAKSCLEPLPRSRATAVLAAVADLSVSRDR
- a CDS encoding UbiA family prenyltransferase, with protein sequence MAAPRTALLAHLQTWRPYTLWYPGLVGLAGATLAGAHPTTGQLTVAWAAPTLGWVAGHYLGDYYDRDLDALSKPQRPIPSGRLSPRTAVVTGIGCIVAVAALALWANWRAVAVAAAAMAGIVAYSRVLKGRGLPGNLIRGVLTALTVLFGAMAVQPWPPWRALPFALVFLAHDTASNLVGTLRDVDGDREGGYATVPVRRGLRSATHTAAALYLAAVAVAFAATGLVPRDTAGYLVLLSAAALCGAGAFGLLLRACVISPAGRATPGTFPQLPLGGAPLTPHADPTGDMTQALRPPGHLAPALALRAHAVLVAERLVLAAAVVAAGAGAAPALALLTPLLAVSVITQSRMRSRHEFPAPPLADGGPTLPDPRP
- a CDS encoding prenyltransferase/squalene oxidase repeat-containing protein, translating into MPASALTESVGTAVTTGAEALLAHRRDDGAFVFGAHHASPLNTAGALTALHFADPEGSAETIERGVTWLCETQRDDGGWAMRSVPTEPLTTALAAAALHLLAPRRAASAVRAARARFEELGGSAAVPEPAMTALIRQFHTFAGLPHEGAQRRLPLELLLFPGLSRRLLSLRLPIYASQALAQSAHRRRGPAGRALDRLARPRALAIVRDAYEREGATGGFSTDPWLTGLICLGLARSGQAPDLVSAAARWLRSAAGPDGSWDLMPLDVTWTNFATAALIEAGHADDPQLIGTREMLHRHQQPEPFDALGCPAGYWGFSSPRSWPMALETAEAGAILLRLPGGADDRHVRAGLAWLTATQDAAGSWSLAVRNSKPGGFGPCPQMTAKVVGALLDSGARADDPRVVRAVRWLVGRQRPDGSYEAMWYRGGTPGTAAALEALSRAGRTEEHHRAAARARDWLLRTRHPDGSWSTGERTGPGTTRRGTVEETAWALRGLLAAGLSPTDPALAAAARWLVDAQRADGCWTPAPVNEYIRGCARYADDGIAAGLAVRALAQYRSAEAAEVVEATRGSGTRGTGPRGSGPRGSGTDEGGRR
- a CDS encoding FAD-dependent oxidoreductase gives rise to the protein MSPDVLVCGAGVGGLAAARALGGLGLDVLVVDKQPRIRPIAKGEVLQPGALRLLRSWGVEKRLDAQGAVRLGRLVVRDPRGTALMSLDYGQLPAPDQWLLAHDHTAILAALADSLGPGVELRRGVRAEAPLRDDSGRITGLRLAEGGRVHEERAPLVVAADGISSRLRAWAGIEAKRIDYPHRLVSFDIADAEAAARADDFSAYVTDRGLRLLYPLPGGRLRLYLQAGPDELRGVTARGEPADWTTRALSQVPALEPLTESLLAHIDSRQTLPVGRLLSPRLAGHGLALVGEAAYAVHPMAAQGMNTAITSAGALAERLSGHLERTGEMSAETVDGALRDYHDRQLPLLAQAATTSGNAARMVTDLSWGGRVLGRRAVRHTGANPRLLHTVTHNMSGLGPRPLTLLDRLQQLGLLPDPRAHRVPAAPAGRPQPM
- a CDS encoding TauD/TfdA dioxygenase family protein, with the translated sequence MPTPEPVVTPVSGALGAEIRGVDLTELTDELFERVHEWLLKHLVVFFPDQEHLTPEAHIALGRRLGELEVHPFLPKVDGHPEIVVLDADQGAKADEWHIDVTFQPNPPVASILHLQVCPASGGDTMWSNQYLVYETLSEPMRELLDGLTAVHVLNTPQTGEHSAEHPVVRIHPETGRRSLYVTRMWTSHIPQLSRPESDALLQYLFEHSESPRFNCRYRWQPGAVAMWDNRATQHLAVNDYTGPRRGQRVTVLGDQPTGDTPRWKEYRPAPDERYYPRHVTARHGYR